From Bermanella sp. WJH001:
GCTTGAGTTGCCCGCTGTAGATGTGGCACCTGCACAAGCACAAGCAGACATTGACCCTGAGCTGTTAGATATCTTTTTAGAAGAAGCACAAGAACTTATCGACTCAATTAGTACGTCGTTAGATGCTTGGCAAAATGATCAAGATAATTTAATTCAAGTGGCTGAATTGCAACGTGACCTTCACACCTTTAAAGGTGGTGCACGTATGGCAGAAATTAATGCCATTGGTGATCTTGCCCATGAATTAGAAGATTTATATGAAGGTTTAAGCCTTGGCCGATTATCTGCAACCGATCAGTTATTTGATTTATTGCACCTATGTCACGACCGCTTAGCGGAAATGGTGGCGGCACTCGCCAATCAGCAGCCAATTAAGTCGGCACCTGAATTAATTACCGCAATACAATTATTTATTGCCGGTGAATCATTAGAGTTACCAAGTGAAGAAATCACATTAGAAGTTGAAGCGCCTGCTCATGAGCCTGCTGCAGATCAACCTGAAAGTATTTCGGTGGCCACAATGGCGCTGGATGCGGATGCTGAAGTGGTTGAAATCTTCTTAGAAGAAGCTGAAGAATTAATGGAAGAATTAGACGGTGCGATTTTGCAATGGCAAGGCGAACCTGAAAATTCTAAGCATAATGAATCCATTCAACGGGTGCTACACACTTTTAAAGGTGGTGCTCGTATTGCTGGTTTGAGCGAGATTGGTGATCTTGCCCATAACATGGAAGATGAACTGCAACACCGCTTAATGAATAAACAAGCGGCTGACAGCACACTATTTGAAAACCTACATCAGCAGTACGATTTGATTGCCAGTCGTATTGATAGTATTCAAATGTGGTTAAACCAAGGTGCACAAGGCCCAGTAGAAATTGAAGCCGTAACGGTTGCTAATAGCGCTGCGCAAACTGAAGCACTTGAAACCACACAATCTCAGCCAAGCAGTAATGTAGTTTCACTGCCTGTGGCAAAAGCGGCAGTTGAAGCAAAACAAAATCAACAGGCTGCTACAGCCCAAGCAGCTTCGCAAGCACAGCAGGCGCGTATTCAGCCACAAGAGATGATCAAGGTACCGGCTGAATTACTAGATGGCTTGGTTAACTTGGCAGGTGAAACCTCAATTAGTCGTGGTCGATTAGAAAACCAAGTGACGGATTTCTCTTACACCCTAGAAGAGATGGATTCGACCCTAGACCGTCTTAAAGATCAGCTACGCCGCTTAGATATCGAAACCGAAGCGCAAGTGTTATTCCGTCGTGAACAGCAAGGCCCTGACTATGAGGACTTCGATCCATTAGAAATGGACCGTTACTCGCAGCTTCAGCAGTTGTCTCGTTCATTGGTGGAGTCGGCATCGGATTTAATCGACATCAAAGCCACGCTATTAAACAAAACCAAAGACGCAGAAACCTTATTGCTGCAACAGTCTCGTGTTAACACTGAGCTGCAAGAAGGTTTGATGAAAACTCGCATGGTGCCATTCAGTCGCTTGGTGCCGCGTTTGCGTCGTATCGTGCGTCAGGTTGGCCAAGAACTTGGTAAGCAAGTTGAATTACACGTTAGCAACGCCGAAGGTGAAATGGATAGAAGCGTACTAGAGCGCTTAATCTCGCCACTTGAGCACATGTTACGTAACGCGGTTGACCACGGTTTAGAAAGCCAAGAAAAACGCGCGGCTGCTGGTAAATCTGAAACCGGTAACATCTATCTTGATCTTTCCCGTGATGGTGGTGACGTAGTGTTACGTCTTGCTGATGACGGTGCAGGTATTAATTTACAAGCGGTGCGTAATAAAGCCATCGAACGTGGTTTGTTAGAGGCGAGCGCAAAATTACCAGATCAAGAAATTTTACAATTCATCCTACAGGCTGGTTTTAGTACCGCTGAAAAAGTCACCCAGATTTCTGGACGTGGTGTGGGCATGGACGTTGTAAACAGTGAAATTAAACAAGTGGGCGGTACCGTTGTTATCGATTCACAAGAAGGCAAAGGCACTGAGTTTGTGATTCGCTTGCCGTTTACTGTATCGGTAAACCGTGCATTGATGACCAAAGTGGGCGAAGCCCTCTTTGCTATTCCGCTGAACAGTATCGAAGGTATTGTGCGTATTAGCGCGAAAAACCTATTAGAGTTATACAAACAAGATAAACCGGTTTACCACTATGGTGGCCGTGAGTACCAATTAGAATATTTAGGCAACTTGCTACGCGATGAAAATATCGTGCGTTTAGCCGATAACAATACGCCAATGCCAGTGGTATTGGTGCGTGGCTCGCAACCAGCAGCCATTCAGGTGGATACCTTAATGGGTTCACGTGAGATTGTGGTGAAAACCTTAGGCCCACAGTTTAACTCTGTACTGGGTGTATCAGGCGGTACCATTCTTGGTGACGGTAGCGTTGTTATCATTCTAGATTTGCCAAACATGATGCGTCATGTGAACAGCCTAGAATACAAACAGCATGTTGAGCTTGAGCATCAAGCTGAAGCACAACTTGAAAGCGCTAACGATGGCATAACCTCGGTACTGGTTGTGGATGACTCGGTAACGGTACGTAAAGTAACCACGCGCTTACTTGAGCGTAATGGCATGGAAGTTCGCACCGCCAAAGACGGTATTGAGGCACTTGAAGTACTGCAAGATCACATACCTGATGTGGTGCTTCTGGATATCGAAATGCCACGTATGGATGGTTTCGAAGTGGCCACGCAAATGCGTCACCACTCAGTACTGAAAAATGTCCCAATCATTATGATTACCTCCCGTACCGGTGATAAACATAAAGAGCGTGCCATGAGTATTGGTGTGAATGAATACCTAGGTAAACCATTCCAAGAAGACATCTTACTGGGTGCCATTAAAGAGATCACAGGTAAAGATCAGTGAGCGAACACCGTTCGTTGAAGCTAGCGGTGGTAGCAGAGGACTCATTACATATACATCGCCTTCGCAGAGCCATAGAGGACTTTGGCTGCGAAGTGATTAGTTTGAGCCCTCAAAGTCTACAACTTAAAGGCTTTGATTTAGACGTATCCGCTTGGCTTGTGGATCTGCGCGAAGATGACGAGCTACTTGATGCATTTTGTGAATTAGAGCAGCCGGTTTTATTGGGCTTTGAAGCAGCCCCTTCTGCACAAACCCCAGAATACCCTCGCTGGGAAAAACGCCTTTACGCCAAGTTAAAAAACTTAATCGGCAAAGACTTTATTACCGCGGGTAATACCCAAGCAAGCATCACCGCCATCGAACAACTGGCGCCACAATCTACCGCCATACCGTTACCTGAAAACTTAATAGGCGATAGTGAAAACCAAGCACAAAACGTATTTGTCATTGGCAGTTCACTAGGTGGCCCTGAAGCGGTTAAAGCGTTTTTAGATGCATTGCCAAAAGGTTTACCGGTTGGTTTTATTTATGGCCAACATATTGATGCTCAATTTGTACCAGTATTGGCTCAAGTGTTAGGTCGGCATGCGCATTTTAAATTACGCATTGCCCAGCAAGACTCAGTGATTCGTAACGGTGAAATGCTCATTGTGCCAGCGGATAAAGAAGTGGGTTTTCAGCAGGGCCAAGTACAGATTTATGATCGCCCATGGCCAGGACCTTATGGCCCATCGGTAGATCAACTTATTGTGAACACGTTAAAAGGTTTCCCTCAAGCTGGGGTGATATTATTTAGTGGCATGGGTAACGATGGAGCAGAAGCGGTATCTCAGTTGGATGCTAGTCGTACCCAAATTTGGGCGCAAAGCAGCGAAACCTGTGCCAGTGCCGCCATGCCAGATGCATCACGGGAAACCGGAGCGGTTAACTTT
This genomic window contains:
- a CDS encoding chemotaxis protein CheB gives rise to the protein MSEHRSLKLAVVAEDSLHIHRLRRAIEDFGCEVISLSPQSLQLKGFDLDVSAWLVDLREDDELLDAFCELEQPVLLGFEAAPSAQTPEYPRWEKRLYAKLKNLIGKDFITAGNTQASITAIEQLAPQSTAIPLPENLIGDSENQAQNVFVIGSSLGGPEAVKAFLDALPKGLPVGFIYGQHIDAQFVPVLAQVLGRHAHFKLRIAQQDSVIRNGEMLIVPADKEVGFQQGQVQIYDRPWPGPYGPSVDQLIVNTLKGFPQAGVILFSGMGNDGAEAVSQLDASRTQIWAQSSETCASAAMPDASRETGAVNFSGSPQQLAQHLVEHINQLETQRLVDTSHAIIDK